One region of Acropora muricata isolate sample 2 chromosome 13, ASM3666990v1, whole genome shotgun sequence genomic DNA includes:
- the LOC136896569 gene encoding uncharacterized protein — protein MGHSSSSVSKPSSQAALARQKRAKERQNKKRKCVQELFKEIDCESEMNIIGEGDSEKENTDVKTSAGEETRSLECTSIAIQTDLSMQDIEELENLKQSQEAGNSVLSQSWFEADEERVKFYTGLTARSVLMAVFDLISPPLPERKSISKFQQLLITFMRLRLNLSVQDLAYRFGGHASTVSRVFQTCMHVMYTSMAFLVKWLEREELKMTLPACFREKFSSCAVIIDCFEVFIDRPSCLLARAQTWSSYKHHNTAKFLIGITPQGTVSFISKGWGGRASDKFITEHCGVLNKLLPGDLVLADRGFDIEDSVGLYAARLQIPSFTKGKPQLSALDIETTRSLANVRIHVERVIGTIRQKYAILGHSVIQIHYLMSDGNESSLLDKIAVVCCALTNCCKSVIASD, from the coding sequence ATGGGACATTCTTCAAGTTCTGTTTCGAAACCAAGTTCCCAAGCTGCTCTAGCTCGACAAAAGCGAGCCAAggaaaggcaaaacaagaagcGGAAATGTGTACAAGAATTGTTTAAAGAAATAGACTGCGAGAGCGAGATGAACATTATCGGAGAGGGTGATAGTGAGAAAGAAAACACTGATGTCAAAACATCTGCAGGGGAAGAAACACGTTCACTCGAGTGCACTTCTATTGCCATTCAAACTGACCTTTCTATGCAGGACATAGAGGAACTAGAAAACTTAAAACAATCACAGGAGGCTGGAAATTCAGTCCTATCACAGTCTTGGTTTGAAGCTGACGAAGAGAGGGTGAAATTTTATACCGGTTTGACAGCCAGGAGTGTCTTGATGGCTGTATTTGACCTCATAAGTCCTCCACTACCTGAGCGAAAATCAATCAGTAAGTTTCAGCAACTCCTCATAACATTCATGCGTCTCAGACTGAATCTCTCAGTGCAAGACTTGGCCTACCGATTTGGAGGTCATGCATCTACAGTGTCAAGAGTATTCCAGACATGTATGCATGTAATGTATACATCTATGGCATTTCTAGTGAAATGGCTAGAGAGAGAGGAACTAAAAATGACATTGCCAGCCTGCTTCAGAGAGAAGTTTTCTTCATGTGCTGTCATTATTGACTGCTTTGAAGTTTTTATTGATAGGCCTTCATGCTTGCTTGCACGTGCCCAGACATGGTCCTCTTACAAACACCATAACACAGCAAAATTTCTGATTGGAATTACACCCCAAGGAACAGTATCATTTATTTCAAAGGGTTGGGGAGGACGTGCATCTGATAAGTTCATTACCGAACACTGTGGAGTGTTAAATAAATTGCTACCTGGGGATCTTGTTCTGGCAGACAGAGGTTTTGACATTGAGGACAGTGTAGGCCTCTACGCTGCACGCTTACAGATTCCAAGCTTCACAAAAGGAAAGCCACAACTGTCAGCATTAGATATTGAAACAACAAGGTCATTGGCTAATGTAAGGATTCACGTAGAGAGAGTTATTGGTACTATCCGTCAGAAGTATGCAATTCTTGGACACAGTGTTATTCAGATCCATTATTTAATGTCAGATGGCAATGAATCTTCCTTACTGGATAAAATTGCAGTTGTATGTTGTGCCTTGACAAACTGTTGCAAGTCTGTAATTGCATCAGATTAG